ATCCTGGAGCACTCGAGTTCATTAATCCTTTAACAGATAGATTCATAGAAGTCGCAAATGAAATTGAGCCTTTTGGGGTTATAGCTCCTGGGACAAGGCCTGAGAGAATTGGATACATTAGGGATAGATTGAAGGAAGGGATAAAGATTCTCGCCCCTGGGATAGGGGCCCAGGGTGGTAAAGCTAAGGATGCTGTTAAAGCTGGAGCGGATTATATAATAGTGGGAAGGGCAATATATAACGCTCCAAATCCAAGAGAAGCAGCAAAAGCGATATACGATGAAATAAGAGGTGTTTAGAATGGAGTTAAAAATAAAGCATCCATTAAGCAAGAAAGATGTTAAGGAGATAATAGCCCAGTTATCCCAAATGTTTGGGGAGGAAATAGCAAGAAAAATGCTCAATAAGAAAGACGAAGTTAAAGTTGCAGAGTTTGATAAAACAACTGAAATAATTCTAGTTAACGACAAACCGATGTTCATAAGGAGAAAAGATCTAATTTTCCCCCTGGTGATAGCCTTATATAATCTCTCAGATGAGGAGGATCTCAGAAAGTGGCCAAGAAGAGTAGTGGTTGATGAAGGGGCCGTTCCTCACATTCTAAACGGTGCTGATGTTATGGCCCCAGGAATAGTAGACGCCGATGAGGGGATAAAGGAGGGAGATTTCGTATTCGTCGTTGAGGAAAAGTATGGGAGACCTCTTGCAATTGGGATAGCCTTAATGAGTGGAAAAGTCATGAAGGAGAAGAATAGAGGTAAAGCAGTAAAAGTAATCCACCATGCGAGGGATAAAATATGGGAAGTGACCGCAAGATAAGGGTAGTGGTTGGAGGTGTATTCGATATAATACATGCAGGTCATGTTCACTTCTTAAAGATGGCCAAAGAATTAGGGGATGAACTCATAGTAATAGTTGCTCACGATGAAACCGTTAAAAAAAGAAAAGGTAGGCCTCCTATAAACCCAGCTGAGGATAGGGCCGAAGTTTTAAAGGCTATAAGGTACGTGGATGATGTTGTGATAGGCAAACCAGGAGAAATAAGCCTCGATTTAATAAAAAGGCTAAAGCCTGATGTTATAGCTTTAGGTCCAGATCAAGACTTTGACTGTGAGGATTTAAAGCGGAAATTAAAAAGTATTGGGTTAAACGTAGAGGTGATAAGGCTTCCCTATTTATATAAAAAAGATAGGGCAAAGACGAGCAAGATAATTGAAAGGATTACTGAAATTTTTTGTGATTAAACTTAAGAATGACAAATTCTTTGTACCTCATAATTTCTCTGAATCCTTTCTTCATATAATAGTAGCTGTAAGCTTCGAGGTTTGGAAATGTTACTACGTAGGGATCTTTTCCAAGGGATCTAAGTCTCTTGACTGCGAATTCTAGGAGAGTTGAGCCGATTCCTTTTCCTTGGAATTCTGGATCAACAACGAAGAACTCTATTAATCCTACCTTCTCGTTCATTAGCTCTTCTGGAACCCACCAAATCCCCTTCTCTTTAATTCTCTTGTATACGAGGGCTATTGTTCCAATAATTCTATTGTCTTTCTGGTAGGTATATAGCTCGTCAAACTCCTGAGAAAGCCTGAACTTCAGGAAAGGTTCATATACCTCTCTGAATCCATCGAAATCATTTGGGTTTGGTTTTCTCTTTACCCACTCAAGGGCCGGATATTTTCCATTTGTGCTCCTGTATATCCTGAACATTAACTCTAGTAGTTCATCCTTAACGGTTGAAGGATTCTTAATCTTTTTTACCCCTTCCATTTTATGTAAGCCCTTATAAGCTCTTTAGTTGCCAACAATCCCTTAACGTGGGTTCTCTCCATTCCGTGGCTTGCGTGCACACCTGGCCCAATTAGGGCAACCCTGAAATCCCATCCAGCTCTTAGTGCAGCTGAACCATCGGAACCATAGTAGGGGAACACGTCAACTACATATGGGATATTGTTCTCTTCAGCAAGCTCTATTAACCTGTTCGTCATGTCATAGTCATAAGGCCCAGTTGTATCCTTGGCCGCTATAGATACGGCGGTTTCTTTTCCTGAAACACCTTCACCCACTACTCCCATATCAACCACGAGCAGTTCCTTAGTCGTTGGTGGGTAGCCAGCTGAGCCTCCGTGGCCAACTTCCTCATACGGTGAGAAGAAGAATGCAACTGGATACTTCTCGAGTTCATCCTTCATATCTATTATTAGATCGAGTATTGCAGCTACGCTAGCCTTGTCATCTAGGAAGTGTGATTTAACAAAGCCGTTTACGTATTCAAATTTGGGATCAAAAGCTATGAAGTCTCCTGGCCTTATCCCCAGCTTTTCTGTATCCTCTCTCTTCTCCACGAGCTCGTCCAATCTTATATACATATTCTCCTCTTTTCTCTCCTTTTTACCTACTTCCCTATTTACATGAGCGCTCGGATTTCTAAGGAGGAGCGTTCCTCTAAACTTCTTTCCTTTTCTCGTTATTATAGTACAGTATTCGCCTTCAAACGTAGGTAGAACGAGCCCTCCTATCCTTGAAAATGCTAAGTGTCCGTCTGGTAGTATCTCCTTAACCATTGCCCCAAGCGTGTCTACGTGGGCTATAACAACGAGCTCAGGCTTTGGATGATTACCGGCTATTAGGGCCCCCTTGTTCGTATAGTAAAAGTTTACTTCATTTTCCTTTAGAAATTTTTCTAGGTAACTCATTACCTCCTTCGTGTAGCCCGTTGGAGAAGGTATCTCTAAGATTTCCCTTAAGATCTTGACTATCCTTTCCATCTCGATCCCCTTAGGTAAAGTATTTACGGAATTATAAAACTATGGTGTACTGATGAAGTTTATAGCTGATATGATGCTCGGAAGATTAGCGAGGTGGCTTAGGCTTTATGGTTATGACACAAGGTATGGAGTAGAGGATGATGATGAGATAATCTCAATAGCTAAGAAAGAAGGAAGAATTATCCTAACTAGAGATTTTGAGCTAGTTAAAAAGGCGAGAAAACTTGGAATTGATGCTATATATGTAGAGTCCAATTCTATTGAGGAGCAAATGGCCCAACTTATGAAGGCTGGAATAAAGTTTGGTGAATTATTTCCGGAAGGAGCTAGATGCCCCAAGTGTAATGGTATCATAGTTAAAGTAAAAAAAGAGGAAGTCAAAGGAAAAGTTCCTGAAAAGATTTACAGGATGTATGATGAATTTTATGTTTGCACTAATTGTGGCCAAATTTACTGGCCTGGAAGACAATGGGAAGAGATGCTTAAGATGGATAGGAAGTTCAAAGCTAACAAACCCTAGGAACTGGATCTCCAATTGGGGGTTCCAGGAATCTTCTCCCTCCAATACCGGTTTCTAGGATAACTTTCCCAGGATAATCCTTTATTATCTCCCCAATTATAGCGGCATCTTTCCCTTTTTCCGTCTTTCTCATGGCCTCTAAGGCATCCTCTGCATATTCTCTATCTACTACCATGATTACCTTACCCTCATTTGCAACATCATATGGGCTTATTCCAAGCATATCACCAGCTGCTTTAACTTCCGGACGTATTGGAATGTCACTTTCTCTAACTAATATGCCAACATCGGCTTTCCTTGCCATCTCGTTCAGCGCGTTGCTTAATCCTCCTCTTGTTGGATCCTTCATTGCGTGGATATTTTCCCACCCTATGGCGTCAGCGACGGTTTTAACTACATCCCAGATAGGGGCTACGTCGCTTTTGAGTTCCGTTTCAAAGCTTATTCCTTCTCTATGGCTCATCAAAGCTATTCCATGATCTCCTATTGTTCCGTTTACCAGAACGAGATCTCCAACTTTAGCCCCAGCATCACTTATAGGCTTCTCGGCAATTCCTATACCAGCGGTTATCACAAATATCTCAATGTTATCTTCAACTACCTTGGTATCGCCAGTGATTATTGGAACTGGAACCTCTTTGGCAGTTCTATTCATAGATTTAAGGATCTCTTCTAATTTATCTGAATCAAAGCCTTCCCCTATTATTAGAGAGCTAGCGAGGGCTAGTGGTTTAGCTCCCATCACGGCGAGATCATTTACCGTTCCGCTAACCGCTAGTCTACCTATGTCACCTCCAGGGAAGAAGAGGGGTCTAACGGTATGACCATCTATTGTGAAGACAAGGTGTTTACCTTCAAAGGGGATCGTTGCCCCATCATCGAGGGCTTCTAGGCCAATCCCTCCAGCAGAGTTTAAGGTTAAATTCTTTAATATAACATCTCTAATGAGTTCTTCCATTAGCTCTCCACCCGCACCATGCTCAAGCTTTATCTTCACTTATAATCCCCCAAATGGAAGAGAAATCTTTGGGGTTAAAAACCCAACGACGATCTTACTGTTTAAAAGCTTTTTCGGGAACGTTTATTAGTTCTTTAAGGAATCATCCTAAAGGGATGCATATGAAGTTTGAAGAGCTTGATGAGAAAATGAAGAAGGTTTATGCAAAAGTGAGAACCCTAGACGACTTCTATTGGTATATTGAGGATCACCAGATATTGGGAATTCATAAGAAAAGTGGAATGAGGATAAGAATAAGGATAGCGGGAAGCAGGGAAGAGGCCGATAAGTTGGCTCAAGAAAAAGATGTTGGAATAGACCTTTTTGTCATCCCTGGAAAAGGAACATTTTACGTCAACAATGGAGCATTTATTATGTCATTAAAATTTCTAAGGCCAACAATTCAAGATATTGCCGATCACATAGTGTGGGCAGGGTTTAAAGTTGTTGATGAAGATGGAAGACTCAAGCAGGAGGATATCTACGAATATCTCGGCGGAAGGCTAATAGAGCATCTCAAGCAGGGAATGATAAATGGTAAAGATTACGTGTTCTGGCAGTTCTATAAATGTAAGTATTGTAATAAGTACATAGATATAGACAACTTCGCCAGGCACATGAGGAAGCATGGAGAGGATGTTAAAGAGTGGGGTGAGGAAAGGTACGAAGTTTTAGAGATAAGCTTTGTCGATAAGAAGGTTTACAATAAGTTTGGGGAGGAGATTCCTTTAGATAACTTCACAGAGGAAGCTCAAGATTTCATTAAGGATAGCTTTGAGGGGTGATGATTGCATGACATTCTTCCTAAAGACTACCATATTAATGGGTAGGGGATCCCTTGAAAATATAAAAAAGCTTGTATCTGAAGGTGAGAGGGTACTCGTCTTTTCTTCAAAGTCTATGGATAGGCTTGGCTTTTTAAAAGAGGTAATTGACTATTTAGACGAAGCAGGTGCAACCTATGAAAGTATTACGGGATTACCTTCCGAGCCAAGCATTGAAAACGTTGAGGAATTGCTCCCAAAGGTCAAGGATTTCTCTCCGGAAACCTTCATAGCACTCGGTGGAGGGAGCGTGATAGATATCTCAAAAGCCCTGAAAGTTTTCTATGATGCTCCTGAACTTGATTTTGACAGTGTTGCAATATTTAGCAGATTTAAAAAAGCTCAACCTCTTCCAAAGCTTAAAACAAAGCTTATAGCCGTTCCTTCTACGAGTGGTGCAGGGAGTGAAGTATCCGCTGCGACCGTGATAAAGAAGGGGGATATCAAGTACACGATAGTGAGTCCAGAGCTTTGTCCAAATTATGCAATCTTGGATCCGAGACTCCCCGAGAACATGCCCAGGGAAGTAGCTAGGAACTCTGGATTAGATGTATTAGTTCATGCCATAGAAGCTTACGTTTCAAAGGCATCAACACCTTTTAGTGATGCTATGGCCGTAAAAGCAGCAAGGACAATTCTTGAAAAGCTTGAAGATAGCGTTAATGGCGATCCTACCGCTAGAGAAGAAGTTCATTATGCCGCCACTATGGCCGGAATAGCCTTCCTAAATGGTAGACTTGGACTCGTCCATGCAATGAGTCATAAAGCAGCGTGGATTGGCCCTCATGGATTGATTAATGCGATACTACTCCCATATGTAATGGAGTTCAATATGGAAAAAGCTAGAGAAAAGTACGATGCAATGGCCAAGGAACTTGGGCTTTCCAATGCTGAAGAACTTCTTCAGAAGGTTAAAGAGCTCAATGAAAGATTAAACGTTCCAAAGTTATCGGAAATAGTTAGCGAGGAAGATTTCACTTCAAGGCTTGATGAGATGAGCAGAAAGGCTTACGAAGATCCCCTGGTTAACTTCAATCCAGTGGAACCAAGCGTTGATGATATAAAGAACATCTATCTGAGGGCCTTCCATGATTGATAAAGGGTTAGCGAAGTTCGGGGATTCTCTAATTAATTTCCTTTATTCTCTGGCCCTAACGGAATTCTTAGGAAAACCAACCGGAGATAGGGTGCCGAATGCATCTTTAGCTATAGCTTTAGATTTAGCTGGGTTGTCTAAAGGACTTAGAAGGATGGATAAGCATGCTAAGGGAGATTATGCTGAAGCCCTTATAGCCCAAGCTTGGCTTGAGGGAGTTATAAGTGAAAGGGAAGCCATTGAAATAATAAAGGCTAACTTAAGTGTTGACGTTCTTGACTTCTCCAAGAAGAAGGAAGCCATAGGGAAGGCTTTAGCTCCATTGCTTAGGGTCGTGGCTGAGAGGCTCACCTCTTCTCGAGTTTGAATCTTGGTTCCTCTATCCATTCACTTTTGCATCTTGGACATCTCGAAGGAATGTTTATCTCGGGCCTAAAAGTAAAGCCACACTTCTTACATCGAGCGGGTTTTACAAGGAGTATCATCCCTTCCCTCTTGGCGATCTTGGCGATAGCTTTCAAATCCTCCAATATCAGCTTCTTAGATCCCTTTCCTCTAATATCTAGCGCTCTTGCTAGCTCGCTAGGGCTGTAATCTCTCTCCAAGAGTAGTTCTATAATTTTCTCTCTTCTTGAGGGCATGCTTTGAGTTAAGGAGGTAACTGATTTAAAGTTGTGGGTTG
This Pyrococcus horikoshii OT3 DNA region includes the following protein-coding sequences:
- a CDS encoding iron-containing alcohol dehydrogenase; the protein is MTFFLKTTILMGRGSLENIKKLVSEGERVLVFSSKSMDRLGFLKEVIDYLDEAGATYESITGLPSEPSIENVEELLPKVKDFSPETFIALGGGSVIDISKALKVFYDAPELDFDSVAIFSRFKKAQPLPKLKTKLIAVPSTSGAGSEVSAATVIKKGDIKYTIVSPELCPNYAILDPRLPENMPREVARNSGLDVLVHAIEAYVSKASTPFSDAMAVKAARTILEKLEDSVNGDPTAREEVHYAATMAGIAFLNGRLGLVHAMSHKAAWIGPHGLINAILLPYVMEFNMEKAREKYDAMAKELGLSNAEELLQKVKELNERLNVPKLSEIVSEEDFTSRLDEMSRKAYEDPLVNFNPVEPSVDDIKNIYLRAFHD
- a CDS encoding transcriptional regulator, with product MPSRREKIIELLLERDYSPSELARALDIRGKGSKKLILEDLKAIAKIAKREGMILLVKPARCKKCGFTFRPEINIPSRCPRCKSEWIEEPRFKLEKR
- a CDS encoding ribonuclease III family protein, with amino-acid sequence MIDKGLAKFGDSLINFLYSLALTEFLGKPTGDRVPNASLAIALDLAGLSKGLRRMDKHAKGDYAEALIAQAWLEGVISEREAIEIIKANLSVDVLDFSKKKEAIGKALAPLLRVVAERLTSSRV
- a CDS encoding RNA-binding protein, with product MELKIKHPLSKKDVKEIIAQLSQMFGEEIARKMLNKKDEVKVAEFDKTTEIILVNDKPMFIRRKDLIFPLVIALYNLSDEEDLRKWPRRVVVDEGAVPHILNGADVMAPGIVDADEGIKEGDFVFVVEEKYGRPLAIGIALMSGKVMKEKNRGKAVKVIHHARDKIWEVTAR
- the hypE gene encoding hydrogenase expression/formation protein HypE, whose amino-acid sequence is MKIKLEHGAGGELMEELIRDVILKNLTLNSAGGIGLEALDDGATIPFEGKHLVFTIDGHTVRPLFFPGGDIGRLAVSGTVNDLAVMGAKPLALASSLIIGEGFDSDKLEEILKSMNRTAKEVPVPIITGDTKVVEDNIEIFVITAGIGIAEKPISDAGAKVGDLVLVNGTIGDHGIALMSHREGISFETELKSDVAPIWDVVKTVADAIGWENIHAMKDPTRGGLSNALNEMARKADVGILVRESDIPIRPEVKAAGDMLGISPYDVANEGKVIMVVDREYAEDALEAMRKTEKGKDAAIIGEIIKDYPGKVILETGIGGRRFLEPPIGDPVPRVC
- a CDS encoding C2H2-type zinc finger protein; the protein is MKFEELDEKMKKVYAKVRTLDDFYWYIEDHQILGIHKKSGMRIRIRIAGSREEADKLAQEKDVGIDLFVIPGKGTFYVNNGAFIMSLKFLRPTIQDIADHIVWAGFKVVDEDGRLKQEDIYEYLGGRLIEHLKQGMINGKDYVFWQFYKCKYCNKYIDIDNFARHMRKHGEDVKEWGEERYEVLEISFVDKKVYNKFGEEIPLDNFTEEAQDFIKDSFEG
- a CDS encoding GNAT family N-acetyltransferase, with the translated sequence MEGVKKIKNPSTVKDELLELMFRIYRSTNGKYPALEWVKRKPNPNDFDGFREVYEPFLKFRLSQEFDELYTYQKDNRIIGTIALVYKRIKEKGIWWVPEELMNEKVGLIEFFVVDPEFQGKGIGSTLLEFAVKRLRSLGKDPYVVTFPNLEAYSYYYMKKGFREIMRYKEFVILKFNHKKFQ
- a CDS encoding M42 family metallopeptidase, which codes for MERIVKILREILEIPSPTGYTKEVMSYLEKFLKENEVNFYYTNKGALIAGNHPKPELVVIAHVDTLGAMVKEILPDGHLAFSRIGGLVLPTFEGEYCTIITRKGKKFRGTLLLRNPSAHVNREVGKKERKEENMYIRLDELVEKREDTEKLGIRPGDFIAFDPKFEYVNGFVKSHFLDDKASVAAILDLIIDMKDELEKYPVAFFFSPYEEVGHGGSAGYPPTTKELLVVDMGVVGEGVSGKETAVSIAAKDTTGPYDYDMTNRLIELAEENNIPYVVDVFPYYGSDGSAALRAGWDFRVALIGPGVHASHGMERTHVKGLLATKELIRAYIKWKG
- a CDS encoding Mut7-C RNAse domain-containing protein translates to MKFIADMMLGRLARWLRLYGYDTRYGVEDDDEIISIAKKEGRIILTRDFELVKKARKLGIDAIYVESNSIEEQMAQLMKAGIKFGELFPEGARCPKCNGIIVKVKKEEVKGKVPEKIYRMYDEFYVCTNCGQIYWPGRQWEEMLKMDRKFKANKP
- a CDS encoding adenylyltransferase/cytidyltransferase family protein produces the protein MGSDRKIRVVVGGVFDIIHAGHVHFLKMAKELGDELIVIVAHDETVKKRKGRPPINPAEDRAEVLKAIRYVDDVVIGKPGEISLDLIKRLKPDVIALGPDQDFDCEDLKRKLKSIGLNVEVIRLPYLYKKDRAKTSKIIERITEIFCD